The following are from one region of the Desulfuromonas acetexigens genome:
- the flgK gene encoding flagellar hook-associated protein FlgK encodes MSGLINALNIGKSSLLDGQRAIEVVGNNISNVNTEGYSRQVPVFTDFPTLNMNGFMVGRGSKIDVLDREYNNFLAKMMQEKSSALGEEDAKSTPLDEMERIISISENGLSGSIDNFFGSWQDLTGDPGSRVNRDLVLQSGERLAQDFQATVSELAKLSESMNTMLQSRVDDLNLSINEVASLNLRISTIESTGQPALADRDKRDLLLQKITSLVGGTNTENAAGMASIFLPNGLPLVSDATVMPVLTERVGDTLQISLDLGSHKYELNTERVGGEMRGLMYLRDEFIPEKVADLDKLANGIITEVNALHRAGTGLDGITGRDFFAPLGEEAGAAAMIRMNLGNYREVAAGDSNAPGDNTNALRLSALGTARVMDGSETFVGYYARIAGDVGVEASRNKLALAGNRDALTQVANLRDNTVGVSLEEEMISLIKFQKSFEASAKYLSTVDEVMSQLLAIRG; translated from the coding sequence ATGAGTGGCCTCATCAACGCTCTGAATATCGGCAAAAGCAGTCTGCTCGACGGTCAGCGCGCGATCGAGGTCGTCGGCAACAACATCTCCAACGTCAATACCGAAGGGTATTCGCGTCAGGTTCCGGTCTTTACCGACTTCCCCACCCTGAATATGAACGGCTTCATGGTCGGGCGGGGGTCGAAGATCGACGTCCTCGATCGCGAGTACAACAATTTTCTTGCCAAGATGATGCAGGAAAAAAGCTCCGCCCTGGGGGAAGAGGATGCCAAGTCCACCCCGCTGGATGAAATGGAGCGCATCATCAGCATCTCCGAAAACGGCCTCTCCGGCTCCATCGACAACTTTTTCGGTTCCTGGCAGGATCTCACCGGCGATCCCGGCAGCCGCGTCAATCGTGACCTGGTGCTGCAATCGGGCGAGCGTCTGGCGCAGGATTTCCAGGCGACGGTCTCCGAACTGGCCAAGCTCTCGGAAAGCATGAACACCATGCTGCAATCCCGGGTCGACGATCTCAACCTCAGCATCAACGAGGTCGCCAGCCTCAACCTGCGCATCTCCACCATCGAATCGACCGGCCAACCGGCCCTCGCCGACCGGGACAAGCGCGACCTGCTGCTGCAGAAGATTACCTCGCTGGTCGGCGGCACCAATACCGAGAACGCCGCCGGCATGGCCTCGATCTTTCTGCCCAACGGCCTGCCTCTGGTTTCCGACGCCACGGTCATGCCGGTGCTCACCGAGCGGGTCGGCGACACCTTGCAGATCAGCCTCGACCTCGGCAGCCACAAATACGAGCTCAACACCGAGCGGGTCGGCGGCGAAATGCGCGGCCTGATGTATCTGCGGGATGAATTCATCCCCGAGAAAGTCGCCGATCTCGACAAACTCGCCAACGGCATCATCACCGAGGTCAACGCCCTGCATCGCGCCGGAACCGGCCTCGACGGCATCACCGGTCGCGATTTCTTCGCCCCCCTGGGCGAAGAAGCGGGCGCCGCCGCCATGATCCGCATGAACCTGGGCAACTACCGGGAAGTCGCCGCCGGCGACTCCAACGCCCCCGGCGACAACACCAACGCCCTGCGCCTCAGCGCCCTCGGCACCGCCCGGGTGATGGACGGCAGCGAAACCTTCGTCGGTTACTACGCCCGCATCGCCGGCGACGTCGGTGTCGAAGCGAGTCGCAACAAGCTGGCACTGGCCGGCAATCGCGACGCCCTGACCCAGGTCGCCAATCTGCGGGACAACACCGTCGGGGTTTCCCTTGAAGAAGAGATGATTTCCCTGATCAAATTCCAGAAGAGTTTCGAAGCTTCGGCCAAATACCTCAGCACCGTCGACGAGGTGATGAGTCAGCTTCTGGCCATCCGGGGGTAG
- the cysK gene encoding cysteine synthase A has translation MPATTSTSPLGQIGQTPLVQITRLGDGSGAAVWGKLESMNPGGSVKDRIALAMIEAAEQQGLLKPGATVVEPTSGNTGIGLSLVCALKGYKLILTMPDTMSQERRRLLGAYGAELVLTPGAQGMRGAIDAAEELARAKKGYMPQQFKNPANPLVHERTTGPEILAALDGAVDAFVAGVGTGGTITGVGRALKARNPQVHIAAVEPADSAVLSGGDPGLHKIQGIGAGFVPDVLDTAIYQEVIRVGNDDAIATARKLARVEGLFVGISAGANVFAALQVARRLKPGQNVVTILCDTGERYLSTGIYD, from the coding sequence ATGCCGGCAACCACAAGTACCAGCCCCTTGGGGCAGATCGGCCAAACCCCCCTGGTCCAAATCACCCGCCTTGGCGACGGGAGCGGGGCCGCCGTTTGGGGGAAACTCGAATCGATGAATCCCGGCGGCAGCGTCAAGGATCGTATCGCCCTGGCCATGATCGAGGCGGCCGAGCAGCAAGGGCTACTCAAACCCGGCGCGACCGTGGTCGAGCCGACCAGCGGCAACACCGGCATCGGTCTCTCCCTGGTCTGCGCCCTCAAGGGCTACAAGCTGATCCTGACCATGCCTGACACCATGAGCCAGGAGCGGCGGCGACTGCTCGGGGCATACGGTGCCGAGCTCGTTCTGACCCCCGGCGCCCAGGGGATGCGCGGCGCTATCGACGCCGCCGAGGAACTCGCCCGGGCGAAGAAGGGCTACATGCCGCAGCAGTTCAAAAATCCCGCCAACCCCCTCGTTCACGAACGGACGACCGGACCGGAGATCCTCGCTGCCCTCGACGGTGCGGTTGACGCCTTCGTCGCCGGGGTCGGCACCGGCGGCACCATCACCGGCGTTGGGCGGGCGCTCAAGGCGCGCAATCCCCAGGTGCACATCGCGGCGGTGGAACCGGCCGATTCGGCCGTTCTTTCCGGCGGTGATCCGGGTCTGCACAAGATCCAGGGGATCGGTGCCGGCTTTGTCCCCGATGTTCTCGATACCGCCATTTACCAGGAGGTAATCCGCGTCGGCAACGACGACGCCATCGCCACCGCCCGCAAGCTGGCCCGGGTCGAAGGGCTTTTTGTCGGCATTTCCGCCGGCGCCAACGTCTTCGCCGCCCTACAAGTGGCCCGTAGGCTCAAGCCCGGCCAGAATGTCGTGACCATCCTCTGCGATACCGGCGAGCGCTATCTGTCGACGGGGATTTACGACTGA
- a CDS encoding RrF2 family transcriptional regulator, with the protein MKFSTKSRYGLRALFDMAYHSGNLPTQIKDISRRQDISPRYLEQIFQDLKKAGLIKSRRGPQGGYMLARKPEEITVRQILLAAEGDLTLVLCAREDCEENKGKGKCDFDSRCVTQQVWAEATRQLSAYFDSVSLKDLCEQGKTMGLEKELDHRFMYYI; encoded by the coding sequence ATGAAATTTTCGACTAAAAGCCGTTACGGACTGCGTGCCCTGTTCGACATGGCCTACCATTCGGGAAATCTGCCGACGCAGATCAAGGATATCTCCCGGCGGCAGGACATCTCGCCCCGTTATCTGGAACAGATTTTTCAGGATCTGAAGAAGGCCGGACTGATCAAGAGCCGACGTGGGCCGCAGGGGGGGTACATGCTCGCCCGCAAGCCCGAGGAGATCACCGTTCGCCAGATTCTCCTCGCCGCCGAGGGCGATCTGACCCTGGTTCTCTGCGCCCGGGAGGATTGCGAGGAAAACAAAGGGAAGGGCAAGTGCGATTTCGACAGTCGCTGCGTCACTCAGCAGGTCTGGGCCGAGGCGACCCGGCAGCTCTCCGCTTATTTCGATTCGGTGTCCCTTAAGGATCTCTGCGAGCAGGGCAAGACCATGGGGTTGGAGAAGGAACTCGATCACCGCTTTATGTATTACATCTGA
- a CDS encoding flagellar assembly protein FliW translates to MKVINTRFGQVEYDPAKTLHFPSGLIGFENLREFIVMPNIKRGPLFWIQSVEDPEIAFVLTDPTNFFVDYRVAPDDNEKEKLGMQDGDDCHALVVVTVNSGSDFTFNLLAPILYAPGPNRAIQVVLEQSNYSTKMPLPKV, encoded by the coding sequence ATGAAGGTCATCAATACCCGTTTCGGGCAGGTGGAATACGATCCGGCCAAAACCCTGCACTTCCCCAGCGGCCTGATCGGCTTCGAGAACCTGCGCGAGTTCATCGTCATGCCCAACATCAAGCGCGGGCCCCTCTTCTGGATCCAGAGCGTCGAAGACCCGGAGATCGCCTTCGTTCTCACCGATCCCACCAACTTCTTCGTCGACTACCGGGTCGCCCCCGACGACAACGAGAAAGAGAAGCTGGGAATGCAGGACGGCGACGACTGTCACGCCCTGGTCGTCGTCACCGTCAACTCGGGCAGCGACTTCACCTTCAACCTGCTCGCGCCGATCCTCTACGCCCCGGGTCCCAACCGCGCCATCCAGGTGGTGCTGGAACAGAGCAACTACTCGACCAAAATGCCCCTGCCCAAGGTGTAA
- a CDS encoding thermonuclease family protein codes for MRSFSPFRFFWILLFPLLLLLFFGCADAGQGEVGGRVSWVHDGDTLKVDGIGTVRMIGVDVPETAASERDRYLRRQGVSSPIQRQTAKKALHFVIDEAKGKTVRLRFDGDRQDRHGRTLAYVILPDGRNLNRLLLEEGLAAVYRRFDFQLKKEFLAAEKEARDAGRGMWKK; via the coding sequence ATGAGGTCATTTTCCCCTTTCCGCTTCTTTTGGATCCTCCTTTTTCCCCTGCTGCTCCTGCTCTTTTTCGGCTGCGCCGATGCCGGGCAGGGGGAAGTCGGCGGCCGCGTGAGCTGGGTCCATGACGGTGACACCCTCAAGGTCGACGGCATCGGCACCGTGCGGATGATCGGCGTCGATGTGCCGGAGACGGCCGCTTCCGAGCGCGACCGGTATCTGCGCCGGCAAGGCGTCTCCAGTCCGATCCAGCGGCAAACGGCGAAAAAGGCCCTGCATTTCGTCATCGACGAAGCCAAGGGGAAGACCGTACGCCTGCGCTTCGACGGCGACCGCCAGGACCGCCACGGCCGCACCCTCGCCTACGTCATCCTCCCCGACGGCCGCAACCTCAACCGATTGCTCCTCGAAGAGGGGCTGGCCGCCGTCTACCGGCGCTTCGATTTTCAGCTAAAGAAAGAGTTTCTGGCCGCCGAAAAAGAGGCACGGGACGCAGGCCGGGGGATGTGGAAAAAATAG
- a CDS encoding Hsp20/alpha crystallin family protein, whose product MLPSRWDPFRDLSKELSQLHREMDEMFRRTFGLTREPGEGLGMGTPAINSYTKDNTFYVEVEVPGVKREELNVSVDGNMLTVSGERKANREAKDHDYLVRETHFGSFRRRLMLPEGADADKIQAICKNGILEISMPLGKKETGGRKIQIEGEE is encoded by the coding sequence ATGTTACCCAGCCGTTGGGATCCATTTCGGGATCTAAGCAAGGAACTGAGCCAGTTGCACCGGGAAATGGACGAAATGTTCCGCCGCACCTTCGGTCTGACCCGCGAACCCGGCGAGGGCCTCGGGATGGGCACCCCGGCCATCAACAGCTACACAAAAGACAACACCTTCTATGTCGAGGTGGAAGTCCCCGGGGTGAAACGGGAAGAGCTCAATGTCAGCGTCGACGGCAATATGCTGACCGTCAGCGGCGAGCGCAAGGCGAACCGGGAGGCCAAGGATCACGACTACCTGGTGCGGGAAACCCACTTCGGCAGCTTCCGTCGACGGCTGATGCTCCCGGAAGGAGCCGACGCCGACAAAATCCAGGCGATCTGCAAGAACGGCATCCTGGAGATCAGCATGCCCCTCGGCAAGAAAGAAACGGGAGGACGGAAGATTCAGATCGAAGGGGAGGAGTAG
- a CDS encoding NAD-dependent malic enzyme, whose amino-acid sequence MEIEKGAGKLAKTLRVMILDKPGYLGKLTSAIGMQGSSIGDIRLLRMGLTHNTREMTIYVDNDEQMEEILDNLAKVEGIIVEDVIDLVHQLHEGGKIAMKGTRPLNTIGDIRKIYTPGVATICRDIQKRPELAYKYTAIPNQVAIVTNGTAILGLGDIGAVAGMPVMEGKAALFDRLVGVSGIPILIESKDPAVIIETVKNIAPTFGAIKLEDIAAPECFEIEDVLDRILDIPVMHDDQHGTAVVVLAALLNATKFSGLMLGKSAIGVIGLGAAGMGISKLLLSYGVKKVIGTDLQESARERLNAAGGEAGTLLDVMAGANVVIATTGCPGLIKPEMVKKGQVILALSNPNPEITPEDAAAAGAAFAADGKSVNNALGFPGIFRGALNVRARVINNKMKIAAAKAIAACAEEGELVPSILNDEVHQKVAEAVERAALESGVIKPWE is encoded by the coding sequence ATGGAAATCGAGAAGGGCGCGGGAAAACTGGCCAAGACGCTGCGGGTGATGATTCTCGACAAGCCGGGGTATCTCGGCAAGCTGACTTCGGCCATCGGCATGCAGGGGAGCAGCATCGGCGACATTCGGCTGTTGCGCATGGGTCTGACCCACAACACCCGGGAAATGACCATCTATGTCGATAACGACGAGCAGATGGAGGAGATTCTCGACAACCTGGCCAAGGTCGAGGGGATCATCGTCGAGGATGTCATCGACCTGGTCCATCAGCTGCACGAAGGGGGGAAGATCGCCATGAAGGGGACGCGCCCCTTGAACACCATCGGCGACATCCGCAAGATTTACACCCCCGGCGTCGCCACCATCTGTCGCGATATCCAGAAACGCCCGGAGCTGGCCTACAAATACACGGCGATTCCCAACCAGGTGGCGATCGTCACCAACGGCACGGCGATTCTCGGTCTCGGCGATATCGGCGCGGTCGCGGGGATGCCGGTCATGGAAGGGAAGGCGGCGCTCTTCGACCGGCTGGTGGGGGTGAGCGGCATTCCCATCCTGATCGAGAGCAAGGATCCGGCGGTGATCATCGAGACAGTGAAGAACATCGCCCCGACCTTCGGCGCCATCAAGCTCGAAGACATCGCCGCCCCCGAATGTTTCGAGATCGAGGACGTGCTCGACCGCATCCTCGACATCCCGGTCATGCACGACGACCAGCACGGCACCGCCGTCGTCGTCCTCGCCGCGCTGCTCAACGCCACCAAGTTTTCCGGGTTGATGCTGGGCAAGTCGGCGATCGGCGTCATCGGTCTGGGCGCGGCGGGGATGGGGATTTCCAAGCTGCTCCTCTCCTACGGGGTGAAGAAGGTCATCGGCACCGACTTGCAGGAATCGGCCCGGGAGCGTTTGAATGCGGCCGGCGGCGAAGCCGGGACCTTGTTGGATGTCATGGCCGGGGCCAATGTCGTCATCGCCACCACCGGTTGCCCTGGTCTGATCAAGCCGGAGATGGTCAAGAAAGGGCAGGTGATTCTCGCCCTCTCCAATCCCAACCCGGAAATCACCCCCGAGGATGCTGCCGCCGCCGGCGCCGCCTTTGCCGCCGACGGCAAGAGCGTCAACAACGCCCTCGGTTTCCCCGGCATCTTCCGCGGCGCCCTCAACGTGCGCGCCCGGGTCATCAACAATAAGATGAAGATCGCCGCCGCCAAGGCCATCGCCGCCTGTGCCGAGGAAGGGGAGCTCGTCCCCTCCATCCTCAACGACGAAGTCCATCAGAAAGTCGCCGAAGCGGTGGAGCGGGCAGCCCTGGAGTCGGGGGTGATCAAGCCCTGGGAGTAA
- a CDS encoding protein-glutamate methylesterase/protein-glutamine glutaminase, protein MAKKIKVLIVDDSAVVRQTLADILSSDPEIEIMATASDPFVAAERLKEGVPDVITLDVEMPRMDGLTFLRKIMTQHPIPVVMCSSLTGKGSESALKALEYGAVEIIEKPALGTKQFLQEAQVRICDTVKAAASVQVRKLAPASLRAEPKLSADAVLAKPTGKAMIQTTEKVVVVGASTGGTEALRVFLEGLPADTPGIVIVQHMPENFTAAFARRLDGLCRVTVKEAADGDTVVRGRALIAPGNRHTLLKRSGARYYVEVKDGPLVSRHRPSVDVLFRSAARYAGKNAVAAIMTGMGDDGAKGMKEMRDAGARTIAQDEASCVVFGMPKEAIKLGGAEFVMPLEKIAAEILRLSS, encoded by the coding sequence ATGGCGAAAAAAATCAAGGTATTGATCGTCGACGACTCGGCGGTGGTGCGCCAGACCCTGGCCGATATCCTCAGCTCCGATCCCGAAATCGAGATCATGGCCACGGCCTCCGACCCCTTCGTCGCCGCGGAGCGGCTCAAGGAGGGGGTCCCCGACGTCATCACCCTCGACGTGGAAATGCCGCGCATGGACGGGCTGACCTTCCTGCGCAAGATCATGACCCAGCACCCGATCCCCGTCGTTATGTGTTCCAGCCTCACCGGCAAGGGCTCGGAATCGGCCCTCAAGGCCCTGGAATACGGGGCCGTCGAAATCATTGAGAAACCGGCCCTGGGCACCAAACAGTTCTTGCAGGAAGCCCAGGTGCGCATCTGCGATACGGTCAAGGCCGCCGCCAGTGTCCAGGTGCGCAAACTCGCCCCGGCGAGCTTGCGTGCCGAACCGAAACTGAGCGCCGACGCGGTGCTGGCCAAACCGACCGGCAAGGCGATGATCCAGACGACCGAAAAGGTGGTGGTGGTCGGTGCCTCCACCGGCGGTACCGAAGCCCTGCGCGTCTTTCTCGAAGGCCTGCCCGCCGATACCCCCGGCATCGTCATCGTTCAGCACATGCCCGAGAACTTCACCGCCGCCTTCGCCAGGCGCCTCGACGGCCTCTGTCGGGTCACGGTCAAGGAAGCCGCCGACGGCGACACGGTGGTGCGCGGGCGGGCGCTCATCGCCCCCGGCAACCGTCATACTCTGCTCAAGCGCAGCGGCGCCCGCTACTACGTGGAGGTCAAGGACGGCCCCCTCGTCTCCCGCCACCGTCCCTCGGTCGATGTCCTCTTTCGCAGCGCCGCCCGCTATGCCGGCAAAAACGCCGTTGCCGCCATCATGACCGGCATGGGGGACGACGGCGCCAAGGGGATGAAAGAGATGCGCGACGCCGGCGCCCGCACCATCGCCCAGGATGAAGCGAGCTGCGTCGTCTTCGGCATGCCCAAGGAAGCGATCAAGCTCGGCGGCGCCGAATTCGTCATGCCCCTGGAGAAGATCGCCGCCGAGATTCTGCGCCTCTCTTCCTGA
- the flgL gene encoding flagellar hook-associated protein FlgL, giving the protein MKASNSTTYRSMMLFLNSTTSKLQDLQVATATGRKMNAASDNPAGVSPVLLTRSRMMSAENHYENNLAAIDRLRAQDTQMAQGENLINRAIELTVSAGNGTYSSYELEVLASEIGDLRDSMVSLANGQMDGKYFFAGFNDLTPPFVENPAHALDPTQPPMLYQGDQGRKQLEISPSETETINFTGSAVFLGDEDGDGVTDPGRVDIFAVMTGIEEALRNNDSSAATAQLGDLNVALEQISINRSQMGVVANRIDRANENIQDMELDLEEVLSRYQDADLIESITEMMQQEQALQAAMDVTGRLSKLSILDYLR; this is encoded by the coding sequence ATGAAAGCGAGCAACTCGACCACCTATCGCTCGATGATGCTGTTTCTCAACAGCACCACCTCCAAACTGCAGGATCTCCAGGTCGCCACCGCCACCGGGCGCAAGATGAATGCCGCCTCCGACAACCCCGCCGGGGTGTCGCCGGTGCTGCTCACCCGCTCGCGGATGATGTCCGCCGAGAATCATTACGAAAACAACCTCGCCGCCATCGACCGCCTCAGGGCCCAGGACACCCAGATGGCGCAGGGCGAAAACCTCATCAACCGCGCCATCGAACTGACCGTTTCCGCCGGCAACGGTACTTACAGCAGCTACGAGCTCGAAGTTCTGGCAAGCGAGATCGGCGACCTGCGCGACTCCATGGTGAGCCTCGCCAACGGGCAGATGGACGGCAAATATTTCTTTGCCGGGTTCAACGATTTGACACCCCCCTTTGTCGAAAATCCGGCCCATGCTCTCGATCCGACCCAGCCGCCCATGCTTTATCAGGGGGATCAGGGGCGCAAACAGCTGGAAATTTCCCCGAGCGAGACCGAAACGATCAACTTCACCGGCAGCGCCGTCTTTCTCGGCGATGAAGACGGCGACGGCGTCACCGATCCCGGCCGGGTCGATATTTTCGCAGTCATGACCGGCATCGAGGAAGCCCTGCGCAACAACGATTCCTCAGCCGCCACGGCGCAGCTCGGCGATCTCAACGTCGCCCTCGAGCAGATCAGTATCAACCGCAGCCAGATGGGGGTGGTCGCCAACCGCATCGATCGCGCCAACGAAAATATCCAGGACATGGAACTCGACCTCGAAGAGGTGCTGTCCCGCTATCAGGACGCCGATCTCATCGAATCGATCACCGAAATGATGCAACAGGAACAAGCCTTGCAAGCAGCGATGGATGTGACGGGACGACTCAGCAAATTGTCGATCCTCGATTATCTGCGCTAA
- the csrA gene encoding carbon storage regulator CsrA: MLVLTRKVGEGIRIGDDITITVVEMKGGGIRLGIMAPSTVKIHRQEVYDRILEENKEATQWVIADLDSLSAGLPTLKEVK, encoded by the coding sequence ATGCTGGTATTGACACGGAAGGTCGGCGAGGGTATTCGCATCGGCGACGACATTACCATCACCGTCGTCGAGATGAAGGGGGGCGGCATCCGTCTCGGGATCATGGCGCCGTCGACGGTGAAAATTCACCGTCAGGAAGTCTACGATCGCATCCTCGAAGAGAACAAGGAAGCCACCCAGTGGGTCATCGCCGATCTGGACAGCCTGAGCGCCGGCCTGCCCACTCTCAAGGAGGTCAAATGA
- the flgM gene encoding flagellar biosynthesis anti-sigma factor FlgM, producing the protein MTEKINFGKGIGPIGAPSVPRKAETAKSEAGKGATDRVAFSSVLQEVGKAKEAGAMQSPERAQKIAALKSQIANGSYRPDLEKVAESLLKFIGKEG; encoded by the coding sequence ATGACAGAGAAAATCAACTTCGGCAAAGGAATCGGACCGATTGGCGCGCCGAGCGTGCCGCGCAAGGCCGAAACGGCCAAGTCCGAGGCCGGCAAGGGCGCGACGGATCGGGTCGCTTTTTCGTCCGTGTTGCAGGAAGTCGGTAAAGCCAAGGAGGCCGGCGCCATGCAGAGCCCGGAACGTGCCCAGAAAATCGCGGCGCTCAAAAGCCAGATCGCCAACGGTTCCTATCGGCCCGACCTGGAGAAGGTCGCCGAAAGCCTGCTCAAGTTCATCGGCAAGGAGGGCTGA
- the larE gene encoding ATP-dependent sacrificial sulfur transferase LarE: MSDLDAKYLRLQELLRGLGSVLIAFSGGVDSTLLLRVAVEVLGAEKVLALTATSPTYPRYEFEESCALAATFGVRQLVVESDELQIPGFAENDRSRCYHCKKELFSLCRAKALELGFAEILDGSNLDDLGDFRPGRQAADELRVRSPLLEAGLGKEEIRELSRRFGLPTAEKQPFACLASRFPYGTEITAERLAQVERCEDFLRQRGFRNYRVRYHGDIARIEVAPEELARFGDDTLRAEVVAAFKAAGFTYVALDLQGYRSGSMNEVAA; encoded by the coding sequence ATGTCGGATCTGGATGCTAAATATCTGCGTTTGCAGGAGTTGTTGCGCGGTCTGGGCTCGGTGCTGATCGCTTTTTCCGGTGGCGTCGATTCGACCTTGCTGCTGCGCGTGGCGGTGGAGGTTCTTGGCGCCGAGAAGGTGCTGGCGTTGACCGCGACCTCGCCGACCTATCCCCGCTACGAGTTCGAGGAGAGTTGCGCCTTGGCCGCGACCTTCGGGGTGCGACAGTTGGTGGTTGAAAGCGACGAGCTGCAGATCCCCGGTTTCGCCGAGAACGACCGGAGCCGCTGCTACCATTGCAAGAAAGAACTCTTTTCCCTCTGCCGCGCCAAGGCCTTGGAACTCGGTTTCGCCGAGATTCTTGACGGGTCGAATCTGGATGATCTCGGCGATTTCCGCCCCGGGCGTCAGGCCGCCGACGAGTTGCGGGTACGCTCGCCCCTGCTCGAAGCTGGGCTCGGCAAGGAAGAAATCCGTGAGCTCAGCCGTCGCTTCGGCTTGCCCACCGCCGAAAAACAGCCCTTCGCCTGCCTCGCATCCCGCTTTCCCTACGGCACGGAAATCACCGCCGAGCGGCTGGCCCAGGTGGAGCGCTGCGAGGATTTCCTGCGGCAGCGGGGGTTTCGCAACTATCGGGTGCGCTATCATGGCGATATCGCCCGCATCGAGGTCGCGCCGGAAGAGTTGGCCCGCTTTGGCGACGACACCCTGCGGGCCGAGGTGGTGGCCGCATTCAAGGCTGCCGGGTTCACCTACGTCGCCCTCGATTTGCAGGGGTATCGCAGCGGCAGCATGAACGAGGTCGCCGCCTGA
- a CDS encoding chemotaxis protein CheD, translated as MTPLEQLPKIYLKPGELTINEHPAEVATVLGSCVAVTLYSPRHIVGAICHAMLPQGGKRGGFKYVDGALFHMLECFERLGISRDEIEAKLFGGSDMFPVLHPTKVNTVGRQNIAMAQQLLQEEGLVPRVADVGGRQGRKLIFYPHTGEVFLKRLKKTWRDG; from the coding sequence ATGACCCCCCTGGAGCAGTTGCCGAAAATCTATCTCAAACCGGGAGAGCTGACGATCAACGAGCACCCCGCCGAGGTCGCCACGGTTCTCGGTTCCTGCGTGGCGGTGACCCTCTACAGTCCCCGGCATATCGTCGGTGCCATCTGCCATGCCATGCTCCCCCAGGGGGGAAAAAGGGGGGGCTTCAAGTATGTCGACGGCGCCCTTTTTCATATGCTCGAATGTTTCGAACGGCTCGGTATTTCCCGGGACGAGATCGAGGCCAAACTCTTCGGCGGTTCCGATATGTTTCCGGTGCTGCATCCGACGAAAGTCAACACCGTGGGGCGACAGAACATCGCCATGGCCCAGCAGCTCTTGCAGGAAGAAGGCTTGGTTCCCCGGGTCGCGGACGTGGGGGGACGGCAGGGGCGCAAACTGATTTTTTATCCCCATACCGGGGAAGTTTTTCTCAAGCGCCTGAAGAAAACCTGGCGCGACGGCTGA